GAGCCGGAGGTGCGCGCTCGACATGACGCTCGCCTCGAGCCAGTGCTCCGGCAGTTCGCGCATGCCCCGCTCCATGAACTCGCCCAGCAGGCGCTCGCGTTCGTGGTGCACGTGGTCGACGAACACCTGTGCCGCGGCCCGGGATGCCGGATCCGCCGCGTGCTCGGGCGGGGGCACGGAGAGCCCTCCGGGCGTGCGCTCCCACCAGCGCTCGCGCGCCGTGCCGCGACCCTCGACCTCGCGCACCAAGTCGTGTCGGGCGAGCTGGCGGAGGTGATAGCTCATCGCCCCGCTCGACTCCCCCAGCCGTTCGGCGAGCATGCTCGAGGTCGCAGCACCGTACAGCGACAGCGCGTCGAAGATCGCGATGCGCAGCGGGTGGCCCAGCGCCTTCAGCGTGCCGAAGTCGGCGACGCGTGGCTGCGGGGCCCCGGGGTCTCCCGGGTGCGGCTCGGTGGTGTCCATACGGACATGCTACGAGTGCAAAGACTTCTTTGCAAGCAGTTCTTTGCAGCGATTTCTTTGCATCTGCGCCCGGCGCCGACGACGACCGGATCAGGCGTGCGCCACGACCTCCCCGTGCGGCATCAGGAACCACCCGTCGTCGTGCGCCGCCCACTCGCGCCAGCCCGCGGCGATCTCCTTCAGGTCCGACCAGTCGGCGTGGCCCGACTCGATCGCGTGCGCGGCGAACTGCGACTCCACGGCGCGCTC
This is a stretch of genomic DNA from Agromyces sp. SYSU T00194. It encodes these proteins:
- a CDS encoding winged helix-turn-helix domain-containing protein, whose product is MDTTEPHPGDPGAPQPRVADFGTLKALGHPLRIAIFDALSLYGAATSSMLAERLGESSGAMSYHLRQLARHDLVREVEGRGTARERWWERTPGGLSVPPPEHAADPASRAAAQVFVDHVHHERERLLGEFMERGMRELPEHWLEASVMSSAHLRLTPEQLEEASSEVLAAIEQVVARYRGDERPGSRPVTIQLNAFPLVD